The following are encoded together in the Paenibacillus antri genome:
- a CDS encoding LacI family DNA-binding transcriptional regulator, with protein MGPTIHDVARLAGTSKSTVSRYLNGQQVKKATQDALEKAIAELNYHRNAHARRLVMNKTYTIGIVIDDISNIFYSGMIKGIEAVARRNGYNCIFLSWTSNFDKETSFLNYLYEGQVDGLILASFRKRNEEDVRAIRDAGYPIALIGDHCELEGVFSVDVDNAAGIEEVVTYLHGIGHRRIGYISGQNDLSASKYRYKGYRRTMEALGMPVREEWVVESDWTNQGGYEAMRRLAGEADVTAVVVSSDEAAIGALRALKELGRSVPRELSVAGFDDIPVAGWVDPALTTVRQPFRDIGTLAAEGLFRKIEGTENTPRSHLLRPKFIVRDSCGPAEWA; from the coding sequence ATGGGTCCGACCATACACGACGTCGCCCGGCTCGCGGGCACGTCGAAGAGCACCGTCTCCCGGTACCTCAACGGGCAGCAGGTGAAGAAGGCGACGCAGGACGCGCTCGAAAAGGCGATCGCGGAGCTGAATTACCACCGCAACGCCCATGCAAGAAGATTGGTCATGAACAAGACCTATACGATCGGGATCGTCATCGACGATATTTCGAACATTTTCTACTCGGGCATGATTAAAGGAATCGAAGCCGTGGCGAGGCGGAACGGGTACAACTGCATCTTCCTCAGCTGGACGTCCAACTTCGACAAGGAGACTTCGTTCTTGAATTACTTGTACGAAGGACAGGTCGACGGCTTGATTCTCGCGAGCTTCCGCAAGCGGAACGAGGAAGACGTGCGGGCGATCCGGGACGCGGGATATCCGATCGCGCTGATCGGCGATCATTGCGAGCTGGAGGGCGTGTTCTCGGTGGACGTCGACAACGCCGCGGGCATCGAAGAGGTCGTGACGTACCTTCACGGCATCGGCCATCGGCGAATCGGGTACATCTCGGGGCAGAACGACCTCTCCGCAAGCAAATATAGATACAAGGGTTATCGCCGAACGATGGAAGCGCTCGGGATGCCGGTCCGGGAGGAGTGGGTCGTCGAATCGGATTGGACGAATCAGGGAGGCTACGAAGCGATGCGGCGGCTCGCCGGCGAGGCCGACGTTACGGCGGTCGTCGTCTCCAGCGACGAGGCGGCGATCGGCGCGCTGCGGGCGTTGAAGGAGCTGGGCCGAAGCGTCCCGCGGGAGCTGTCGGTCGCGGGCTTCGACGATATTCCCGTCGCCGGGTGGGTGGACCCCGCGCTGACGACGGTACGCCAGCCGTTCCGCGACATCGGGACGCTGGCGGCGGAAGGGCTGTTTCGGAAAATCGAAGGAACCGAGAATACGCCGCGAAGTCATCTGCTTCGGCCGAAGTTCATCGTTCGCGATTCTTGCGGGCCGGCGGAATGGGCATAA